Proteins from a single region of Hermetia illucens chromosome 3, iHerIll2.2.curated.20191125, whole genome shotgun sequence:
- the LOC119651011 gene encoding actin-related protein 2/3 complex subunit 1A-B produces the protein MAERHTFGGILAPITCHAWNKDRTQIALSPNNHEVHIYRRDGSDWKLLDVLNQHDLRVMGIDWAPNTNRIVTCAVDRNAYVWSQGDDGKWKPTLVLLRINRAATCVKWSPLENKFAVGSGARLISVCYFESENDWWVSKHIKKPIRSTVTSLDWHPNNVLLVAGSTDYKVRVFSAYIKDIEEQPSPTPWGNRMPLGQLMAEFKNTTAGGGWIHSVSFSADGNRICWVGHDSAINVADTSIGNQVLRLKTEFLPFLCCDWISPNSIVVAGHSCVPLIYSLDASGKLQLSARLDQSQKKESSGISAMRIFQSLDRNLRTENSDTWLESIHQNAITCICLYAGNKSNTKKISTSGLDGQLVIWDLASSLTKSMQGLRI, from the exons ATGGCAGAGCGACACACATTTGGAGGAATTTTAGCGCCGATTACTTGTCATGCTTGGAACAAGGATCGAACAC AAATTGCCCTCTCACCTAACAATCACGAAGTTCACATTTACCGTCGTGATGGCAGCGATTGGAAGCTACTTGATGTTTTAAACCAACATGATCTTCGTGTAATGGGCATCGATTGGGCTCCAAATACCAATCGAATTGTTACCTGTGCCGTAGATCGAAATGCATACGTTTGGAGTCAAGGAGACGATGGAAAATGGAAGCCAACTTTAGTTCTATTACGTATAAATCGGGCTGCAACATGCGTAAAGTGGTCACCATTAGAGAACAAGTTTGCGGTGGGATCTGGAGCGCGTCTGATCTCAGTGTGTTACTTCGAATCCGAGAATGATTGGTGGGTTTCAAAGCATATCAAGAAACCAATTCGATCGACGGTTACCTCCCTAGATTGGCATCCGAATAATGTGCTGTTGGTAGCTGGTTCTACTGATTATAAG GTACGAGTCTTCTCTGCCTATATCAAAGACATCGAGGAGCAACCTTCACCGACACCCTGGGGTAATCGCATGCCACTGGGACAATTGATGGCCGAATTTAAAAACACCACTGCTGGCGGTGGTTGGATACATAGCGTAAGTTTCTCCGCGGATGGCAATCGCATCTGTTGGGTAGGACACGATAGTGCAATTAATGTTGCGGATACGAGTATTGGAAATCAAGTGCTTCGTCTGAAAACAGAATTCCTTCCATTCTTATGTTGCGATTGGATATCACCGAACTCTATAGTTGTCGCCGGCCACAGTTGTGTCCCGTTAATTTACTCATTGGACGCTTCCGGGAAACTTCAGCTTTCCGCACGCCTGGATCAATCGCAAAAGAAAGAATCAAGCGGGATATCGGCTATGCGAATTTTCCAATCATTGGATCGTAATCTTCGAACTGAAAACTCCGATACATGGCTGGAGTCGATTCATCAAAACGCGATAACTTGTATTTGTTTGTATGCAGGCAACAAAAGTAACACAAAGAAAATCAGTACTTCAGGGCTGGACGGCCAACTAGTCATTTGGGACTTGGCATCAAGTCTCACGAAATCAATGCAAGGATTGAGGATCTAA